A region of Streptomyces sp. NBC_01788 DNA encodes the following proteins:
- the ctaF gene encoding aa3-type cytochrome oxidase subunit IV has product MKVEALLFGGVALFFGGSAALYGVWSGEPAGTAALVIACGMAALDSFFCVIQYRRKGARPQDRREAEVADAAGPLEFFPPESTWPIITALGFSVTALGVVYGLWLFLIGLAVLARGVAGMAFQYVHRGE; this is encoded by the coding sequence ATGAAGGTGGAGGCCCTGCTCTTCGGCGGTGTCGCGCTGTTCTTCGGCGGCAGCGCCGCCCTGTACGGCGTCTGGTCGGGCGAGCCGGCCGGCACGGCGGCTCTGGTCATCGCCTGCGGAATGGCGGCGCTGGACTCCTTCTTCTGCGTCATCCAGTACCGCCGCAAGGGAGCTCGCCCGCAGGACCGCCGTGAGGCCGAGGTCGCCGACGCCGCCGGGCCGCTGGAGTTCTTCCCCCCGGAGAGCACCTGGCCGATCATCACCGCGCTGGGCTTCTCGGTCACCGCGCTGGGCGTGGTCTACGGACTGTGGCTGTTCCTCATCGGTCTCGCGGTGCTGGCGCGGGGGGTGGCGGGGATGGCGTTCCAGTACGTTCACCGGGGCGAGTGA